TCGAGACGTGGAGCACGCATCGGCGTCGAGTAGCCGAACTTCTTGATGAGCTCGGGCAAAACCTCGTCGTTGTACCGGTCGCGCAGGCGCGGCGGCGGAATGACCTGTTCTGTGGTTGTGGCAGCTTCCATCGTTCTTCCTAAATCGCTTCGCCCGAGCGCTTTGCGTACCGCTGGCGCTTGCCGTCGTCGGTCTGGCGGATGCCGATCCGGGTGGGCTTGTTCTGTTGGGGGTCGAGCAGCATCACGTTGGATACGTGAATCGGCCCCTCCTTCTCGATGATCCCGCCGTCGACTCCCGGTCCCTGTCCCGAGGCTGACGGCTGAGCGCGCTGGTGGCGCTTGACCAAGTTGAGCTGATCAACGTACACGGTTTGCTTCTTGGGGTCGGTCCTGATGACCAGGCCCTGCTTGCCGGCGTCTTTGCCGGCCATGATCTGGACGTTGTCGTCCTTGCGGATCCTCATGGC
The sequence above is a segment of the Thermoleophilia bacterium genome. Coding sequences within it:
- the rplX gene encoding 50S ribosomal protein L24, which produces MRIRKDDNVQIMAGKDAGKQGLVIRTDPKKQTVYVDQLNLVKRHQRAQPSASGQGPGVDGGIIEKEGPIHVSNVMLLDPQQNKPTRIGIRQTDDGKRQRYAKRSGEAI